Proteins co-encoded in one Leptospira dzoumogneensis genomic window:
- a CDS encoding phosphate ABC transporter substrate-binding protein, giving the protein MKQKLTLLLLMFTVLTVANCKKEPLLITGSETMHTLLNVVAAGYAKKNPNIEVTVQGGGSFEGIEKLFEAKTDIAASSRPLTPEEQTQFQRKGRFENVLIGYDGIAIVVNPANTVSKLTLEQISKIFSGDIKDWSQVGGKPGPIHVVLRNDKSGTAAYFETHILRQRDLGEKEYQTSKKKEFTNDSKVVADNDEMADLIEKDTASVGFMGMGSAQIQNKGKVKAIPYSKTGKDPYVEPSIQNVSERKYKLSRGLYLFYLSDRGKKIDEFITYITSEEGQTMVLKSGYLRSTLSTVEVEAIKP; this is encoded by the coding sequence ATGAAACAAAAATTAACGCTCTTACTCCTTATGTTTACCGTGCTAACGGTTGCCAATTGCAAAAAAGAACCCTTACTGATCACAGGCTCCGAAACCATGCATACCCTATTGAACGTGGTAGCGGCTGGATACGCAAAGAAGAATCCGAATATTGAAGTGACCGTCCAAGGAGGAGGTTCTTTCGAAGGGATCGAAAAATTATTCGAAGCCAAGACGGATATAGCCGCTTCTTCCAGACCATTAACTCCGGAAGAACAAACCCAGTTCCAAAGAAAAGGAAGATTTGAGAATGTACTGATCGGTTACGATGGGATTGCAATAGTAGTGAACCCTGCTAATACTGTTTCTAAACTTACATTAGAGCAGATCTCCAAAATATTCTCCGGAGATATAAAAGATTGGTCCCAAGTAGGTGGAAAGCCCGGACCGATCCATGTGGTTCTTAGGAACGATAAGAGTGGAACTGCCGCTTATTTCGAAACTCATATCTTAAGACAAAGAGACTTGGGAGAAAAAGAATACCAAACTTCTAAAAAGAAAGAATTCACTAATGATTCCAAAGTGGTTGCGGATAACGATGAGATGGCAGATCTGATCGAGAAAGATACCGCATCCGTTGGATTTATGGGAATGGGAAGCGCTCAGATCCAAAACAAAGGAAAAGTGAAAGCGATTCCTTATTCCAAAACCGGAAAGGACCCTTATGTAGAGCCAAGCATCCAGAATGTTTCCGAAAGAAAATACAAACTCTCTAGGGGATTGTACTTATTCTATCTCTCCGATAGAGGTAAAAAAATTGATGAGTTCATTACATATATCACTTCGGAAGAAGGACAGACTATGGTGCTGAAAAGCGGCTATTTAAGAAGTACTTTAAGTACTGTAGAAGTAGAAGCGATCAAACCATAA